A DNA window from Fodinibius sp. Rm-B-1B1-1 contains the following coding sequences:
- a CDS encoding SCO family protein translates to MKYFGLVIVALSLFLLPKISFGQLNQQKPRQLDDVGVEERLGDQIPLNLTFANAKGDSIKLKELFTDGKPVLLNPVYYECPQLCSMIKEAIFKGVKDLKWSPGKEYNIVTFSFDPNEKTSLAADNKKRFLNKLDRNSAEEGWHFLTGSKDNIQQLTEAIGFKKQRLENGQYAHGAAIMFLSPDGKITRYLYGLKYDEFDLRNALYDAADGNVGSTAEQVLLYCYQYDADSNSYVPVAWRFMQVGGFATMLILGIFLGFMWLKHRYSNNEKQIKETNGRA, encoded by the coding sequence ATGAAGTACTTTGGGCTTGTAATAGTAGCATTAAGCCTGTTTTTACTCCCTAAGATTTCCTTTGGACAGTTAAACCAACAAAAACCACGTCAGTTGGATGATGTTGGAGTCGAAGAACGTCTGGGAGATCAAATACCACTTAATTTAACTTTTGCTAATGCAAAAGGAGATTCGATTAAGCTCAAAGAATTATTTACTGATGGAAAACCGGTCTTGTTAAATCCGGTATACTACGAATGCCCCCAATTATGTTCAATGATCAAAGAAGCAATTTTTAAGGGGGTGAAAGATCTTAAATGGTCACCTGGCAAAGAATACAATATTGTTACATTCAGTTTTGATCCCAATGAAAAAACATCATTGGCAGCTGATAATAAAAAACGGTTTTTGAATAAACTTGATCGCAATAGTGCCGAGGAAGGATGGCACTTTTTAACAGGCAGTAAAGATAACATCCAACAACTTACTGAGGCTATTGGCTTTAAAAAGCAGCGTCTTGAAAACGGGCAATATGCACATGGCGCTGCCATTATGTTTTTAAGCCCGGATGGGAAAATAACCCGTTATTTATATGGCCTCAAATATGATGAATTTGATTTACGGAATGCGCTCTATGACGCCGCCGATGGAAACGTTGGCAGTACAGCAGAACAAGTATTACTCTACTGCTATCAGTACGATGCGGATTCCAATAGTTATGTACCGGTAGCCTGGCGTTTTATGCAGGTTGGCGGCTTTGCTACCATGTTAATTCTGGGTATATTCCTCGGTTTTATGTGGTTGAAGCACCGATATTCTAATAATGAAAAGCAAATAAAAGAAACGAATGGACGCGCTTAA
- a CDS encoding DUF3341 domain-containing protein produces the protein MDAENKKVYGVLAEFKNPKELVDAASSVKKSGYKDFDTYAPFPIHGMEKAMGIKKSPLGWIVLGGALTGMIGALALMIWVMGYEYPMNISGKPFINIPIYVPITFELTVLLSAFAATFGMLALNKLPRLHNPLFNVDRFEKASDDGFFVHIEASDDLFSEEKVTKLFQNNGATHIETVYDSE, from the coding sequence ATGGACGCAGAAAACAAAAAAGTGTACGGTGTATTAGCTGAGTTCAAAAATCCCAAAGAACTTGTTGATGCAGCATCATCCGTAAAGAAATCCGGTTATAAGGATTTTGATACCTACGCTCCCTTCCCTATTCACGGGATGGAAAAAGCAATGGGCATAAAGAAGTCTCCCCTTGGTTGGATTGTACTGGGAGGAGCTCTTACAGGAATGATCGGCGCATTAGCATTAATGATTTGGGTGATGGGCTATGAATACCCGATGAACATCAGTGGTAAACCTTTTATCAATATTCCCATTTACGTGCCCATTACTTTTGAGCTGACGGTTTTATTATCCGCTTTTGCTGCCACCTTTGGCATGTTGGCGTTAAACAAACTTCCGCGGTTACACAATCCACTATTTAACGTAGATCGCTTTGAAAAAGCTTCTGACGATGGCTTTTTTGTCCACATAGAAGCTTCCGACGATCTTTTTTCAGAAGAAAAGGTTACTAAGCTGTTCCAAAATAATGGGGCAACGCACATTGAAACCGTATACGATTCGGAATAA
- a CDS encoding DEAD/DEAH box helicase, producing the protein MTNLDFNDLDLTDSILEGIEQMGFESPTPVQQKCIPSLLEGKDVVGQAQTGTGKTAAFGIPVVQQTDISNKNVQTIIMCPTRELAIQVTGELIKIGKQLNGLNVIPIYGGQSISRQIKALKRGAHIVVGTPGRTIDHLRRGTMKLDNLQRVVFDEADEMLNMGFRDDMEQILSYADQPVQTIMFSATMSKGIRKIMNRYMSNPETITIERKKVTAPNIEQYVVEVRDSVRTEAICRFMDINDFKLALVFCNTKRKTEQVTRELQSRGYSSDFINGDLNQNQRDRVMAKFRSGAIDVLVGTDVAARGLDIDDIEAVFNYDIPQDPEYYVHRIGRTGRAGRSGMAITFTTRRKKKELRTIEKQIKNQLNPLEMPSTADVRISKMAGRMDEVVEMLEKGDLRPYIEQIEGFVDDRFTTIEIAAALLKMNTAVEEVDEDQSQAKEYDDSAMIKIHFSVGKKNNVYPGDLVGAIAGESGIPGKVIGNIDIFPKHAFVDVPGQYVNQVISGMNKNRVKGKKVHVKVA; encoded by the coding sequence ATGACCAATTTAGATTTTAACGACCTTGATTTAACGGATTCCATTTTAGAAGGAATCGAACAAATGGGGTTTGAAAGTCCCACTCCGGTACAACAAAAATGCATACCTTCTCTTTTAGAAGGCAAGGATGTTGTAGGGCAAGCCCAAACGGGAACGGGAAAAACAGCTGCTTTTGGTATCCCGGTTGTGCAACAAACCGACATTAGTAACAAGAATGTGCAGACTATTATAATGTGTCCCACGCGTGAGCTGGCGATTCAGGTGACAGGAGAACTCATCAAAATCGGGAAGCAGCTCAACGGATTGAATGTTATTCCCATTTATGGAGGGCAATCTATTTCACGACAGATAAAAGCACTTAAGCGTGGTGCACATATCGTTGTTGGAACGCCTGGGCGAACGATTGATCACTTGCGCCGTGGAACAATGAAGCTGGATAACCTGCAGCGTGTTGTTTTTGATGAGGCGGACGAAATGCTCAATATGGGTTTTCGGGATGATATGGAGCAGATTCTATCTTATGCTGATCAGCCGGTACAAACCATTATGTTCTCGGCGACAATGTCAAAAGGCATTCGCAAGATTATGAATCGCTATATGAGTAATCCAGAGACGATTACTATAGAACGTAAGAAAGTAACAGCCCCAAATATTGAGCAGTATGTTGTTGAGGTTCGAGATTCTGTCCGTACCGAAGCCATTTGCCGCTTTATGGATATCAATGATTTTAAGCTGGCGTTGGTTTTTTGTAATACCAAGCGTAAAACAGAACAGGTAACTCGTGAATTGCAATCACGTGGATATTCGTCGGATTTTATTAACGGTGATTTGAACCAGAATCAGCGTGATCGTGTGATGGCAAAATTTCGTTCGGGAGCAATCGATGTTTTGGTTGGAACCGATGTTGCCGCTCGTGGATTGGATATTGACGATATTGAGGCCGTATTTAATTATGATATTCCTCAAGATCCGGAGTATTATGTGCACCGCATTGGACGAACTGGACGTGCGGGACGATCAGGAATGGCGATTACTTTCACAACCCGACGTAAGAAAAAGGAATTGCGTACGATCGAAAAGCAGATTAAGAATCAGCTAAATCCGCTCGAGATGCCGTCTACAGCCGATGTTCGGATATCAAAAATGGCCGGACGTATGGACGAAGTTGTTGAGATGTTGGAAAAAGGCGATTTACGACCTTACATCGAGCAGATTGAAGGATTTGTTGATGATCGATTTACAACCATCGAAATTGCAGCTGCGTTGCTTAAAATGAACACGGCAGTTGAAGAAGTGGATGAGGATCAATCACAAGCCAAAGAGTATGATGATTCTGCTATGATTAAGATCCATTTTAGTGTTGGCAAGAAGAACAATGTGTATCCCGGTGATTTAGTGGGAGCTATTGCGGGCGAATCTGGCATCCCCGGAAAAGTAATCGGTAATATCGATATCTTTCCCAAACACGCTTTTGTGGATGTTCCTGGTCAATATGTGAATCAGGTGATCAGCGGAATGAACAAGAACCGCGTCAAAGGAAAGAAGGTGCACGTTAAAGTAGCTTAA
- a CDS encoding c-type cytochrome — MKVSKYLLLAVIVLPLALAGCRGEKFDSQPVHPNMNMDQQERFEPQEKNEFFADNRAMRKPVDGTIARGDLKEDKAYYQGINEDSSFVEEIPVDLTKSFIYRGKDQYEIYCTPCHGNTGDGNGIVMANNYGYVPAPSFHIERLQNQSDGYIYSAIANGIRNMPSYATQISVKDRWAIVAYVRALQKSQNVSEDEIQQYDVDLTALQEDYQEKLAAEQAKKEAEADDDGEVTASRGQTVAQNNGCMTCHSTDGSKLVGPTWQNLYGSERTLDDGSTVTADEDYLRESIVDPSAKVVEGFPPSMVPYDYLSDSEINSLVAYIKSLSENAE, encoded by the coding sequence ATGAAAGTTTCTAAGTACTTATTATTAGCTGTTATTGTTCTCCCATTGGCATTGGCCGGTTGCAGGGGCGAAAAGTTTGATTCGCAACCCGTACACCCTAACATGAACATGGACCAGCAAGAGCGTTTTGAACCACAAGAAAAAAATGAGTTTTTCGCTGATAATCGTGCCATGCGAAAGCCGGTTGACGGCACTATCGCCCGAGGTGACTTAAAAGAAGACAAGGCTTACTACCAGGGAATTAATGAAGACAGCAGCTTTGTAGAGGAAATTCCCGTTGATCTTACGAAGTCATTCATCTATCGCGGAAAAGATCAATATGAGATCTATTGTACACCTTGCCACGGAAATACTGGTGATGGCAATGGAATTGTGATGGCCAACAATTACGGCTATGTCCCAGCACCAAGCTTCCATATAGAACGTCTACAAAATCAAAGCGATGGCTATATTTATTCTGCTATCGCCAATGGTATCCGTAATATGCCCTCTTACGCAACACAAATTTCTGTCAAAGATCGATGGGCTATTGTGGCATACGTACGAGCTTTGCAAAAAAGTCAAAATGTATCTGAAGATGAAATTCAACAGTACGATGTTGACCTCACTGCTCTGCAAGAAGATTATCAAGAAAAGTTAGCTGCCGAGCAGGCTAAGAAAGAGGCTGAAGCTGATGACGATGGAGAAGTTACCGCATCACGTGGACAAACAGTGGCTCAGAACAACGGTTGTATGACGTGCCATTCAACAGATGGATCAAAACTGGTAGGTCCAACCTGGCAAAACCTGTATGGATCTGAGCGAACATTGGATGACGGTTCAACTGTTACAGCTGATGAGGACTATCTGCGAGAATCTATTGTAGATCCATCAGCAAAAGTTGTCGAAGGATTTCCACCATCGATGGTACCTTATGATTATTTAAGTGACAGCGAGATAAACTCTTTGGTTGCTTACATAAAATCACTGAGTGAAAACGCAGAATAA
- a CDS encoding MFS transporter, translated as MAASSPFEQNSRVTNILLIAGIVLIAFNLRPALAGVGPLVSTIREATGLSNAMLGLLTTLPLLAFGVLSTLTPLFTKRMGIEGTLALAMVLLTGGILLRVIPANWALFTGTLLLGVAIAFGNVLLPSLVKRDFPNHSGIMTSVYSSALGLGATAAAGLSVPLAYDWGMGWRWSLGAWAALSLLAFLIWLPQLKDLTVPKQERHFLTSMKNLGGSLTAWQVALFMGLQSLAFYVILAWLPEILQDRGLSANNAGWMLSLSQAMGVVGTIFIPVWAEKLDDQRKLVWALMVAEAVSLVGLMFPDPFLVALWASLIGAALGGSFGLALLFIVLRSSNSETATELSGMAQSIGYLLAAVGPTLFGAMHDATGAWLVPLLFLLIIVGAKLIFGLGAAKPQEVK; from the coding sequence ATGGCTGCATCCTCCCCATTTGAACAAAATTCAAGAGTAACAAATATACTACTAATTGCCGGCATTGTGCTGATTGCCTTCAACTTGCGTCCGGCACTGGCGGGCGTTGGCCCATTGGTTAGTACTATTCGGGAAGCTACCGGGCTATCCAATGCTATGTTGGGATTACTGACGACCCTACCTCTACTGGCATTTGGTGTACTCTCCACATTAACGCCACTGTTTACAAAACGAATGGGCATTGAGGGAACTCTGGCATTGGCCATGGTTTTGCTTACAGGCGGAATTTTGCTTCGTGTTATTCCAGCTAACTGGGCGCTATTTACAGGTACCTTACTATTAGGTGTTGCTATTGCTTTTGGAAATGTATTGCTCCCAAGCTTGGTAAAACGAGATTTTCCTAATCATTCAGGTATTATGACGAGTGTTTATTCAAGTGCTCTGGGACTCGGTGCCACAGCTGCGGCCGGACTCAGCGTACCGTTGGCCTATGATTGGGGAATGGGCTGGCGATGGTCACTTGGAGCCTGGGCCGCTCTTTCACTACTGGCTTTCCTGATTTGGCTGCCCCAGTTAAAGGATTTGACGGTACCTAAGCAAGAGCGCCACTTTTTAACTTCTATGAAAAACCTGGGGGGCTCCCTTACCGCTTGGCAGGTGGCCCTTTTTATGGGACTGCAATCACTGGCTTTTTACGTGATATTAGCCTGGCTGCCCGAAATTCTGCAAGATCGTGGCCTATCGGCCAATAACGCTGGATGGATGCTGTCCCTTTCTCAAGCAATGGGAGTCGTGGGTACGATCTTTATACCAGTCTGGGCCGAGAAACTTGACGATCAGCGAAAATTAGTCTGGGCATTAATGGTTGCAGAAGCGGTGAGCTTGGTGGGGTTAATGTTCCCCGACCCGTTTCTGGTTGCACTTTGGGCTTCTCTTATCGGAGCAGCATTAGGGGGGAGCTTTGGATTGGCATTACTATTTATCGTGCTTCGATCATCTAATAGCGAAACCGCTACGGAACTATCTGGAATGGCACAATCCATTGGATATCTGCTTGCAGCCGTGGGACCTACGTTATTTGGAGCCATGCATGACGCTACAGGCGCCTGGCTGGTACCACTTCTGTTTCTGTTAATTATTGTAGGAGCCAAACTTATTTTTGGGTTGGGAGCTGCCAAACCCCAAGAGGTAAAATAG
- a CDS encoding TAT-variant-translocated molybdopterin oxidoreductase, translating to MSEEVKSPNYWKSLGELARNEEYEKFVEREFPENATELNDKVSRRGFLRVMGASIALAGFAACRRPVQKIVPFSKQPEDYVEGEPKFYASSAPFQGALSGIVVENNEGRPTKIEGNEMHPASQGNTSIFSQAEILNMYDPDRSRYVRKNGERSSVSAFAEFCSEHFSNTNQNIAFVSEANSSPTYNRLKDEAMDRFSNAQWITYEPFGEDNALEGTNMAFGQRLRTYNQFGEADVIVSFDDDFLNPAADKNSVENTKSFTDRRRVMSEDDDMSRFYAVESTFSITGSNADNRLRIKSGEVDLFIYALAAELSGSVSGLSAFNGYSNKFSDHDWISVLAEELLDNQGRSLLTVGRDHKPELHATVATINVALNNDGETVGYIEIPHIDDQNNREAFSGLIDELNNENVDTVVLVGTNPAFSAPADLNFEDALSNAGQVVHLSDYYDETSKLANWHINRAHFLEAWSDGYSYSGTRSIVQPQIEPLYSGISEIEFLNTILTGEQSNGYDLVQETWKNYYGNDFTSQWNEALHDGLAEEQTFSAASVSISNDFNSQASNFISDAQPAEGMELVIRPDSTVFDGRYANNGWLQELPKPMTKITWDNVALMSKKTADELGVKEAGLGKSEVEVIAITVDGTTVEIPAWVQPGHADDSITITVGYGREGVGRVANKTGTNTYPLRTTANMHVAGNISVEKTGETYEIASTQDHNSMEGRSLLRYATLQEYKENPNFSAYESAYDAEMPGVAFAEEHGEDDPLSIFNSIDEQEYPDDEPQWGMSIDLNTCTGCGVCTIACTAENNIPVVGKREVSRGREMHWIRNDRYFDGDVNDPKAVHQPVPCMHCELAPCEQVCPVAATTHSDDGMNQMTYNRCIGTRYCANNCPYKVRRFNFFNYSKEFLTGGDDPEIVQMAMNPEVTIRFRGVMEKCTYCVQRVNRAKIQRDIETDGESKKPLDGSVETACQQACPADAIYFGDLTDPESEVVKTKKNNRNYLLLEELNTRPRTSYLAKIRNPNPKLA from the coding sequence ATGAGCGAAGAAGTAAAAAGTCCCAATTACTGGAAAAGCTTGGGCGAACTTGCCAGAAACGAAGAATATGAAAAGTTCGTCGAACGTGAATTTCCTGAAAATGCTACAGAACTTAATGATAAAGTATCCCGTCGCGGCTTTCTGCGGGTAATGGGAGCTTCCATTGCATTAGCTGGCTTTGCTGCATGCCGACGCCCAGTGCAGAAAATCGTACCTTTCAGCAAGCAGCCGGAAGATTATGTGGAGGGAGAGCCAAAGTTTTACGCTTCTTCAGCCCCCTTTCAAGGTGCTCTTAGCGGCATTGTTGTTGAAAATAACGAGGGGCGTCCGACTAAGATTGAAGGAAATGAGATGCATCCCGCCAGCCAGGGAAATACCAGCATTTTCAGCCAGGCTGAGATATTAAACATGTATGACCCCGATCGCTCGCGTTACGTTCGAAAAAACGGAGAGCGTTCGTCGGTTAGTGCCTTTGCAGAATTTTGTAGTGAACATTTTTCTAATACCAATCAAAACATTGCCTTTGTTTCGGAAGCAAATTCTTCACCTACTTATAATAGGTTGAAAGATGAGGCAATGGATCGCTTTTCGAATGCGCAATGGATCACCTACGAACCATTTGGTGAAGACAATGCCCTTGAAGGAACAAATATGGCATTTGGTCAGCGATTGCGCACATATAATCAATTTGGTGAAGCCGATGTCATCGTAAGTTTTGATGATGACTTTTTAAATCCGGCTGCCGATAAAAATAGTGTTGAAAACACTAAGAGTTTTACTGACCGGCGCCGCGTGATGTCGGAAGATGATGACATGTCACGATTTTATGCTGTTGAAAGTACATTCAGCATTACCGGCTCCAACGCCGATAACCGTCTGCGTATTAAGTCTGGCGAAGTTGACCTCTTTATATATGCACTGGCTGCTGAGCTTTCTGGTTCAGTGAGTGGACTTTCTGCATTTAACGGTTATAGCAACAAATTTTCTGATCACGATTGGATATCGGTACTGGCTGAAGAGCTGCTCGATAATCAAGGTCGTTCACTATTAACCGTTGGACGAGATCACAAGCCGGAACTTCACGCTACTGTTGCAACAATCAATGTAGCACTCAACAACGACGGTGAAACCGTTGGTTATATTGAAATTCCACATATTGATGACCAAAACAATCGGGAAGCATTCTCTGGCTTAATTGATGAACTTAACAATGAAAATGTTGATACTGTTGTATTAGTCGGAACGAATCCCGCTTTTTCAGCACCTGCTGATCTGAATTTTGAAGATGCACTCTCTAATGCCGGGCAAGTTGTTCATCTTTCTGACTATTATGATGAAACGTCGAAACTGGCTAACTGGCACATAAATCGTGCGCATTTCCTTGAAGCATGGAGCGACGGATATTCTTATTCCGGAACACGATCGATCGTTCAGCCACAAATCGAACCTTTATATTCTGGCATTAGTGAAATTGAGTTCTTGAACACCATATTAACGGGAGAACAATCCAACGGGTATGACTTGGTTCAAGAAACATGGAAAAATTATTACGGCAATGACTTTACCAGTCAGTGGAATGAAGCCTTGCATGATGGTTTAGCAGAAGAACAAACTTTTTCTGCAGCATCAGTAAGTATTTCAAACGACTTTAACTCCCAAGCCTCTAACTTTATCAGCGATGCACAACCTGCTGAGGGCATGGAGCTGGTTATTCGTCCCGACTCTACGGTTTTTGATGGACGCTATGCCAATAACGGCTGGCTGCAAGAGCTTCCCAAGCCAATGACCAAAATCACTTGGGATAATGTGGCCTTAATGAGCAAGAAAACAGCTGACGAATTGGGTGTTAAAGAAGCCGGGCTCGGTAAATCAGAAGTAGAAGTTATTGCTATTACAGTAGATGGTACTACGGTTGAAATTCCTGCTTGGGTTCAACCAGGCCATGCCGATGACAGTATCACTATTACTGTTGGTTATGGCCGCGAAGGTGTTGGACGCGTGGCAAACAAGACGGGAACCAATACGTATCCGCTTCGAACAACCGCTAATATGCATGTTGCGGGAAATATTTCCGTAGAAAAGACTGGGGAAACCTATGAAATAGCATCTACACAGGATCACAACAGCATGGAAGGACGTTCGCTGTTGCGATATGCTACACTCCAGGAATATAAAGAGAATCCAAACTTCTCGGCGTATGAATCGGCGTATGATGCCGAAATGCCAGGTGTCGCATTTGCCGAAGAACATGGCGAAGACGACCCACTATCAATTTTTAATTCTATCGACGAGCAAGAATATCCCGATGACGAACCTCAATGGGGTATGTCTATCGACTTAAATACCTGCACGGGATGTGGAGTATGTACGATCGCATGTACCGCAGAAAATAACATCCCTGTTGTAGGCAAACGCGAAGTAAGTCGCGGGCGTGAGATGCACTGGATTCGAAATGACCGCTATTTTGATGGCGATGTCAATGATCCAAAAGCTGTTCACCAACCTGTTCCTTGTATGCACTGTGAACTGGCTCCTTGTGAACAAGTTTGTCCGGTTGCCGCAACTACTCACAGTGATGACGGCATGAACCAAATGACGTATAACCGATGTATTGGAACGCGTTACTGCGCTAATAACTGTCCATATAAAGTTCGTCGATTTAATTTCTTTAATTACTCAAAAGAATTTTTAACGGGTGGTGACGATCCTGAAATCGTCCAGATGGCAATGAATCCAGAAGTAACGATTCGTTTCCGCGGTGTGATGGAAAAATGTACCTACTGCGTACAGCGAGTTAATCGCGCGAAGATACAACGCGATATCGAAACGGATGGTGAGTCTAAGAAACCACTGGATGGTTCTGTTGAAACGGCATGTCAGCAAGCGTGCCCAGCAGACGCAATCTATTTCGGTGATCTTACCGACCCAGAGAGTGAAGTAGTCAAAACGAAGAAAAATAACCGTAACTACTTGCTCTTAGAAGAACTTAATACGCGACCAAGAACGTCGTATCTTGCTAAAATTCGTAATCCAAATCCCAAATTGGCCTAA
- the nrfD gene encoding NrfD/PsrC family molybdoenzyme membrane anchor subunit — MSTDYQYVPEPKLVKGDHSFGSITDLIAKTPLSPTPKLWYLAFGLANMLLMVLLGAIGYLIWEGTGIWGLNNPAGWGWAIINFVWWVGIGHAGTLISAILFLFRQGWRTAINRFAEAMTIFAVMCAGIFPAIHVGRIWVIYWVFPIPNQMAAWPNFSSPLLWDVFAVSTYFTVSLLFWYVGLIPDFATLRDKAKSKVAKMSYGIASLGWTGSFRNWWNYEKAYMILAGLATPLVLSVHTIVSFDFAVSVIPGWHSTIFPPYFVAGAIYSGFAMVLTLMLIARKIYKLEDIMNIDIMEKMNLVMMVTGNLVAFAYLMEGFVAWYSGYIYEQGIFWLYVVGPYAWGFWILMFCNVVTPQLLWFKNIRRNVAITFVISIIVNIGMWFERFMISVASLSTDFMPSAWDYYSPSMWDILTYIGTFGLFFTFFLLFLRFLPMVAIAEVKGVMPQADPHNYDEETSEFDIEKTKPVVVQQEQTV, encoded by the coding sequence ATGAGCACTGATTATCAATACGTACCAGAGCCAAAACTTGTAAAAGGAGATCATTCCTTTGGGAGTATCACTGATCTTATTGCGAAAACTCCCCTATCTCCTACTCCGAAATTATGGTATTTAGCATTTGGCCTTGCCAACATGTTGCTTATGGTCCTTTTGGGTGCCATTGGATACCTTATTTGGGAAGGTACCGGAATTTGGGGTCTTAACAATCCCGCTGGATGGGGTTGGGCTATTATCAACTTTGTGTGGTGGGTTGGTATTGGTCACGCCGGAACCTTGATTTCTGCTATTTTATTCCTCTTTAGACAGGGATGGCGTACAGCTATTAACCGTTTTGCGGAGGCGATGACCATATTTGCGGTTATGTGTGCCGGAATTTTTCCCGCCATTCACGTGGGACGTATCTGGGTTATTTACTGGGTATTTCCGATTCCCAACCAAATGGCAGCTTGGCCCAACTTTTCAAGTCCACTACTTTGGGATGTATTTGCCGTAAGCACATATTTTACTGTTTCATTACTTTTCTGGTATGTAGGTTTAATTCCTGATTTTGCCACACTGAGAGACAAAGCCAAAAGTAAGGTTGCTAAAATGTCATACGGGATTGCCTCGCTGGGCTGGACAGGCAGTTTTCGAAATTGGTGGAATTACGAAAAGGCTTATATGATTCTGGCCGGACTTGCTACGCCCCTCGTACTTTCAGTACACACTATTGTATCATTTGACTTTGCTGTTTCGGTTATTCCGGGCTGGCACAGTACAATATTTCCACCCTACTTTGTTGCCGGTGCGATTTATTCTGGTTTTGCCATGGTATTAACACTGATGTTGATTGCACGAAAGATCTACAAGCTTGAAGACATCATGAACATCGATATCATGGAAAAGATGAACCTTGTAATGATGGTTACGGGTAATTTGGTGGCATTCGCTTACTTAATGGAAGGATTTGTAGCCTGGTACAGTGGATATATTTATGAACAAGGAATTTTCTGGTTATACGTCGTTGGACCTTATGCCTGGGGCTTCTGGATTCTCATGTTCTGTAACGTGGTAACTCCCCAGCTTCTGTGGTTTAAGAACATTCGACGTAATGTAGCAATCACATTTGTGATATCGATTATCGTAAACATCGGTATGTGGTTCGAGCGATTTATGATTTCGGTCGCATCGCTATCAACTGATTTTATGCCTTCTGCTTGGGATTATTACTCTCCCAGCATGTGGGATATTCTCACGTACATTGGAACATTCGGATTATTTTTCACTTTCTTCCTGCTATTCCTCCGCTTCCTGCCAATGGTTGCCATTGCAGAAGTTAAAGGAGTTATGCCGCAGGCCGATCCACATAACTACGATGAGGAAACCAGCGAATTTGATATTGAGAAAACGAAACCTGTTGTAGTTCAACAAGAGCAAACTGTTTAG
- a CDS encoding DUF420 domain-containing protein, producing the protein MSSKKPITIDLLKNISFAKALGVILLISGIAFGFLIWLIYYKGGSDHSSTLISSLPALNALLNSASTVFLLFGYQAIRQRDFTRHMKFNLTAFVTSTFFLISYVIYHNFHGHTPFPGEGLIRPIYFFILITHIILSALVVPMILTSFYLAFAGKLKLHRKVSKVTLPVWLYVSVTGVVIFFILNAYA; encoded by the coding sequence ATGAGTTCCAAAAAGCCTATTACCATTGATCTCCTTAAAAACATCAGTTTTGCCAAAGCTTTAGGCGTTATATTATTAATAAGTGGCATTGCATTCGGTTTCTTAATTTGGCTGATCTATTATAAAGGAGGGAGTGATCATAGCTCAACTCTTATAAGCAGCTTGCCGGCTTTGAATGCCCTGTTAAATAGTGCGAGCACAGTATTTTTACTATTTGGATATCAGGCTATTCGTCAGCGTGACTTTACCCGGCACATGAAGTTCAACTTAACGGCCTTTGTTACTTCTACTTTTTTTCTGATTAGTTATGTGATTTATCATAATTTTCATGGACATACCCCTTTTCCTGGCGAAGGACTCATTCGGCCTATTTATTTCTTTATACTCATAACACATATCATATTATCAGCTTTGGTAGTTCCAATGATCTTGACGAGTTTTTATTTGGCATTTGCCGGAAAGCTGAAACTACATCGAAAGGTCTCAAAAGTTACCCTGCCAGTTTGGTTGTATGTATCGGTAACAGGAGTGGTGATTTTCTTTATTTTAAACGCCTATGCATAG
- a CDS encoding cytochrome c3 family protein, translating into MAQIFPKWANEVPQRILLGLIIFATATVAGVWYYFSPEYTDVGYAPEQPIEYSHKLHAGELDIDCQYCHTNVKESKHANVPATQTCMNCHNQVDGSQNPEEVQKIRDSWENDESIEWVRVHNLPDYAYFNHAAHVNVGVGCETCHGRVDRMETVFQKEPLSMSWCLDCHRNPEQYVRPVDEVTTMGYKPEKDQIEMGRDLVAKHNIAPPTYCQSCHY; encoded by the coding sequence ATGGCTCAGATTTTTCCTAAATGGGCAAATGAAGTTCCCCAACGTATTTTGCTCGGGCTTATTATTTTCGCGACCGCAACAGTAGCAGGAGTTTGGTACTATTTTTCTCCGGAATACACCGATGTAGGCTATGCTCCTGAACAGCCCATCGAATACAGCCATAAATTGCACGCCGGTGAACTTGACATAGATTGCCAGTATTGTCATACCAATGTAAAGGAATCAAAACATGCCAATGTTCCGGCCACACAAACTTGCATGAACTGTCACAATCAAGTTGATGGCTCGCAAAACCCAGAGGAGGTACAAAAAATCCGCGACAGTTGGGAAAATGACGAATCCATTGAATGGGTGCGCGTGCACAACCTCCCGGACTATGCTTACTTCAATCATGCTGCACACGTAAATGTTGGCGTTGGATGTGAAACCTGCCATGGGCGTGTTGACCGAATGGAGACCGTCTTCCAAAAAGAACCACTAAGTATGAGTTGGTGTCTTGACTGTCACAGAAATCCGGAACAGTACGTTCGTCCGGTTGATGAAGTTACTACAATGGGCTATAAGCCAGAAAAAGATCAAATTGAAATGGGTCGTGACTTGGTAGCAAAACACAATATTGCTCCACCAACCTACTGTCAAAGCTGCCACTATTAA